Genomic DNA from Candidatus Zixiibacteriota bacterium:
CAATACATAGGATTTATTGAAATTGCGAAAATTTGACCAGTTAGCTTTCCAGTCAACTCCCAGCCAGCTTCGCCAGGGGGGCAATATAATTTTCTGGATCCTATCGGAAGCGTAAAAGATCCCCGTTCCCTGTGGTGACAGCAGCCATTTTTGACCTCCGGCCGAAGCGATATCGATGCCCCAGTCTTTGACTCGTAGCGGTTCACATCCGGCGCCCTGAATGGCGTCGACGACAAAATATATTTTGTGCTTCCCGCAAATCTCTCCGATTTTTTTCAGGTCATTTTTATGACCGTTAAAAAACTGCACGAAAGAAATCGATACGACTTTCGTTTTTTTCGTTATAGCTTTTTGCAAATCATCGATATTTAGAAACCCGTTTTGCGTCTTAATAAATTTAACTTTAATGCCGCGGTTGCGGAGTTCCAGCCAGGGATAAACATTGGCGGGAAATTCTACATCGACGAGAAGCACTTCATCATCTTTGCCTAAGGGCAATCCAAACGCGGCCAGGTTGATGCCGAAGGTTGTATTGAATCCAAATCCGGTTTCCGACTGCCGGCATCCGAAAATCTTCGAGGCATTTCTACGTATTGAATCTAACGACGAAAACAATTCTTTCCGCGCTCCGATGGCCGCCATATTCGCGATGCGATTACTGTCGGTTATGATTTTGAAAGCCGGATTGGGGAGAGGACCATTTGAGGCGGCATTGAAATAAACTTTCTTACTGGTGTGTGGAAAGTGTCTGCGAAGAGATTTCTCGATGCTCATTTTTAATCCTTAAAGAATATATATATATCCGATTATGCCGTAGACTATGACCAGCTTTATCAAATAACCGGCCAGTTGAAATAAAACATACGATAGAGGTAATTTTACTCGCATAATCAGGGATATCGTAAAAGGTACTATTCCCAG
This window encodes:
- a CDS encoding aminotransferase class V-fold PLP-dependent enzyme, translated to MSIEKSLRRHFPHTSKKVYFNAASNGPLPNPAFKIITDSNRIANMAAIGARKELFSSLDSIRRNASKIFGCRQSETGFGFNTTFGINLAAFGLPLGKDDEVLLVDVEFPANVYPWLELRNRGIKVKFIKTQNGFLNIDDLQKAITKKTKVVSISFVQFFNGHKNDLKKIGEICGKHKIYFVVDAIQGAGCEPLRVKDWGIDIASAGGQKWLLSPQGTGIFYASDRIQKIILPPWRSWLGVDWKANWSNFRNFNKSYVLGAQQYELGTYPVSLVNAIEWSLDFMLKNGIKNIQKHNHNLLDKLITYLKSEPYFQIASSLAQKHRSSILSFRDTGDKIEDIYKYLTRKSIITSLREGCIRVSVHLYNNESDMKTLISALRKCVPH